The following coding sequences are from one Lolium rigidum isolate FL_2022 chromosome 6, APGP_CSIRO_Lrig_0.1, whole genome shotgun sequence window:
- the LOC124660038 gene encoding ankyrin repeat-containing protein NPR4-like has product MNKRLLEAAIRGDSTSMYAMAALDRSILLGKTPQGNTCLHISSMHGHQGFCKDVVELEQSLLAAINLSGETPLTSAVRYGQVSVASCLLGSCCQPAFRQAILQQDIYGFNALHHAIRNGHKDLALELIEAEPALSQAVTKHNESPLFFAVARKFTHIYEKLMQNPDCAYSGGQYRENCLHAAVKHGDQEIVRMIMEKRPELAREFDNESSSPVTCAALYGKIDMLQVMLEHDSTLGYQIFGNGNSLLGAAAYRGQVAAAREILKHCPDAPYNSPNNGETFLHVAVENEHAEFVEFVLKTPLLRKVVNMQTSNGRTALHYAVNKCNPRIVVALLSHEDIDATVQDISGNSASWDLSAVMENAKTLNWNEVIMLMSRACPQDAPSLHNLQVQAKQKTTYASRKDAKSLTQTYTTNTSLVAILIATITFAAAFTLPGGYSNDAGTEGLPIMSKKFAFHVFLISDTLAMCSSFAVAFICIIARWEDYEFLIYYRSFTKKLMWFAYVATTTAFSTGLYTVLVPRLQWLGILICVMVALLPILTKLLGEWPVLKLRVRLGKSFNSDLLDMV; this is encoded by the exons ATGAACAAACGGCTCCTTGAAGCAGCTATACGTGGTGACTCCACGTCAATGTATGCCATGGCTGCACTGGACCGAAGCATTCTTCTTGGAAAAACTCCGCAGGGGAACACCTGCCTCCACATATCCTCCATGCATGGTCACCAGGGATTCTGCAAGGATGTGGTGGAACTAGAACAGTCTCTCCTGGCCGCCATAAATTTGTCTGGAGAGACACCACTTACCTCTGCAGTGAGGTATGGTCAAGTCTCCGTGGCTTCGTGTCTACTGGGAAGCTGCTGTCAGCCAGCTTTCAGACAAGCAATCTTGCAACAAGACATCTATGGATTTAATGCACTGCACCATGCCATTCGCAATGGCCACAAGGATCTTGCACTGGAGTTGATAGAAGCAGAGCCTGCGTTGTCCCAAGCTGTCACCAAGCACAATGAGTCGCCCTTGTTTTTCGCAGTGGCGAGAAAGTTTACACATATTTATGAGAAACTAATGCAAAATCCAGATTGTGCTTATTCGGGAGGACAATACCGTGAAAATTGTCTGCATGCTGCTGTTAAACATGGCGATCAAG AAATTGTTAGAATGATTATGGAGAAACGTCCTGAATTGGCCAGAGAATTTGATAATGAATCATCTTCTCCAGTAACATGTGCTGCACTTTATGGCAAAATTGATATGTTACAAGTAATGCTGGAACATGATTCAACTCTAGGGTATCAAATATTCGGCAACGGTAATTCTCTCCTCGGTGCTGCCGCATATCGAGGTCAAGTTGCTGCTGCTCGAGAGATTTTGAAACACTGTCCCGATGCTCCTTATAACAGCCCCAACAATGGTGAGACATTCCTTCATGTAGCTGTAGAAAATGAACATGCAGAATTCGTTGAGTTTGTACTCAAGACACCGCTACTTCGCAAAGTTGTTAACATGCAAACCAGCAATGGTAGAACCGCTCTGCATTATGCGGTCAACAAGTGCAATCCTAGAATTGTGGTAGCTTTGTTGTCTCACGAGGATATAGATGCAACAGTGCAAGACATCAGTGGTAATTCAGCATCTTGGGATCTGTCTGCAGTCATGGAGAATGCCAAGACTTTAAACTGG AATGAAGTGATCATGCTTATGTCTAGAGCTTGTCCACAAGATGCTCCCAGTCTACATAATCTTCAAGTGCAAGCCAAGCAAAAGACGACTTACGCCTCAAGGAAGGATGCAAAGTCACTAACTCAAACATACACAACCAACACCTCATTGGTGGCAATCCTCATCGCAACAATCACCTTCGCCGCTGCCTTCACGCTTCCTGGAGGATACAGCAACGATGCTGGAACTGAGGGACTTCCTATCATGTCTAAGAAGTTTGCATTTCATGTGTTCTTGATATCCGACACCTTAGCAATGTGTTCATCGTTCGCCGTCGCCTTCATATGCATCATAGCAAGGTGGGAGGATTACGAATTCTTGATCTATTACAGATCCTTTACTAAGAAGCTCATGTGGTTTGCATACGTGGCAACAACTACGGCATTTTCAACTGGTTTATACACGGTGTTGGTTCCTCGCCTCCAGTGGTTGGGTATCCTAATTTGTGTCATGGTGGCTTTGTTGCCCATTCTCACTAAGCTGTTGGGTGAATGGCCGGTCTTGAAGCTCAGAGTTCGGCTGGGTAAAAGTTTTAACTCGGATCTCCTTGATATGGTGTGA